The following coding sequences are from one Chloracidobacterium sp. window:
- a CDS encoding SDR family oxidoreductase produces the protein MQKRYLVVGASKGIGNSLAKMLTADGNTVIAISRTEGELAGMEGVDFQTYDVASDEPLPTIEGIIDGVVYCPGSINLRPFNRLTETDFVSDMQINLLGAVRVIQHYLPNLKISENGSIVLFSTVAVQTGMGFHASVSAAKGAVEGLTRALAAEFAPKIRVNCIAPSLTDTPLAEKLLNTPEKRDASAARHPLKKVGTAADIAEMAAFLLSEKSAWITGQILHVDGGMGSVR, from the coding sequence ATGCAAAAAAGATACTTGGTAGTTGGTGCCAGTAAAGGGATCGGTAATTCGCTTGCAAAAATGCTGACGGCGGATGGCAACACTGTAATTGCGATCAGCCGCACCGAAGGCGAACTGGCGGGAATGGAAGGTGTTGACTTTCAGACGTATGACGTGGCATCCGACGAGCCTCTTCCGACGATCGAGGGAATCATTGACGGTGTCGTGTACTGCCCGGGGAGTATTAATCTTCGGCCTTTCAATCGGCTCACGGAAACTGATTTCGTTTCCGATATGCAAATCAACCTTCTTGGGGCCGTCCGCGTAATCCAACACTACCTCCCAAATCTGAAAATATCGGAGAATGGATCGATTGTGCTCTTTAGCACCGTGGCGGTGCAGACGGGAATGGGGTTTCACGCCTCGGTCTCGGCAGCGAAAGGTGCAGTTGAGGGCTTGACCCGAGCCCTCGCCGCCGAATTTGCGCCGAAGATCAGAGTCAACTGTATCGCTCCGTCACTTACCGACACGCCGCTTGCCGAAAAGCTTCTAAATACGCCGGAAAAAAGAGACGCGTCAGCCGCTCGGCATCCGCTAAAGAAGGTTGGAACAGCAGCGGACATCGCGGAAATGGCAGCTTTTCTGCTATCAGAAAAGAGTGCTTGGATAACCGGTCAGATCTTACACGTCGACGGCGGAATGGGATCCGTACGCTAA
- a CDS encoding c-type cytochrome, with protein sequence MNKLKITIIATTFAIFLAACGQAPPPNSVTGTNDNKPNAAATPTATAPTPVDETVLARNLYTTNCMTCHRDSGKGGKTTVDGKMIDPDDITTAKQKAKPDEKIFGYISEGFPDDGMPAFKDKLTEAEIRSIIKHVRSLQQ encoded by the coding sequence ATGAATAAGTTGAAAATAACCATTATAGCCACAACATTTGCGATCTTTTTGGCCGCCTGTGGCCAGGCACCGCCGCCGAACTCGGTAACCGGCACAAACGACAATAAGCCGAATGCCGCGGCAACGCCAACGGCAACGGCGCCGACACCGGTCGACGAGACAGTTTTGGCACGAAACCTTTATACAACCAACTGTATGACGTGCCACAGGGACAGCGGAAAGGGCGGCAAAACAACTGTCGACGGCAAAATGATCGACCCGGACGATATCACCACCGCCAAACAGAAAGCCAAGCCTGACGAAAAGATATTTGGCTACATTTCCGAGGGATTTCCCGATGACGGAATGCCTGCATTCAAGGATAAATTGACTGAGGCAGAGATCAGATCGATCATCAAGCACGTTCGTAGTCTGCAACAGTAG